In the genome of cyanobacterium endosymbiont of Braarudosphaera bigelowii, one region contains:
- the ycf46 gene encoding stress-responsive protein Ycf46, producing MKEELKLLIEAQYPLIYLVTSEEQRAEQTIDKIIKDLKEPRCIFSWTITNGMKEYNQPSNKAQHNTINAESAIDWVNRKNEPGIFIFKDLHPFISDASVVRSLRDAIISFKGCKKSIIIISPVQQIPIELEKDIVVLDFNFPNLKDLDQVLSKQLNQIRTSSEISTSSREKLLYAALGLTKDEAEKVYRKAYVQAGKLTEAEVDIILSEKKQQIRRNGILEYIEQDETIKAVGGLEELKKWLKQRSDAFTERAREYGLPQPKGMLILGVPGCGKSLIAKTTSRLWGLPLLRLDLGRIYDSAVGRSEANLRNALKTAESISPAILFIDELDKAFAGAGGSGESDGGTSSRIFGSFLTWMQEKTSPVFVMATANRVERLPGEFLRKGRFDELFFVDLPTFEEREAIFNIHLNKRRSNISHFDIKQLVTISDGFSGAEVEQAIIAAMYEAFAEGRDFSQLDIIAAIKSTLPLSRTMTEQVAALRDWARQRARPASTSIAEYQRLEF from the coding sequence ATGAAAGAAGAGCTTAAGTTACTAATAGAAGCTCAATATCCTTTGATATATCTAGTAACATCAGAGGAGCAAAGAGCCGAGCAAACTATTGATAAAATTATTAAAGATCTCAAAGAACCTCGATGTATTTTTTCATGGACTATTACCAATGGGATGAAAGAATATAATCAACCCAGCAACAAAGCACAACATAATACTATTAATGCTGAATCTGCTATTGATTGGGTAAACAGGAAAAATGAACCAGGAATTTTTATTTTTAAGGATTTACATCCTTTCATTTCTGATGCAAGTGTCGTTCGTTCTTTGCGAGATGCTATAATAAGCTTTAAGGGATGTAAAAAATCTATTATTATAATCTCTCCTGTACAACAAATTCCAATAGAGTTAGAAAAAGATATAGTTGTTCTAGATTTCAATTTTCCAAATTTAAAAGATCTTGATCAAGTTTTATCAAAACAATTAAATCAAATTAGAACTAGTAGTGAAATTAGTACTAGTTCTCGTGAAAAGTTACTTTATGCAGCATTAGGTTTAACAAAAGATGAAGCTGAAAAAGTTTATAGAAAAGCCTATGTTCAAGCAGGGAAACTGACAGAAGCAGAAGTTGATATCATCTTATCCGAAAAGAAACAGCAGATTCGTCGCAATGGAATTTTAGAATATATTGAACAAGATGAGACTATTAAAGCTGTTGGTGGCTTAGAAGAACTTAAAAAGTGGTTGAAACAACGCTCAGATGCTTTTACCGAGAGAGCTAGAGAATATGGTTTACCTCAACCAAAAGGGATGTTAATACTAGGAGTCCCAGGATGTGGAAAATCCCTAATTGCTAAAACTACTTCTCGGTTGTGGGGATTGCCTTTATTGCGATTGGATTTAGGACGTATTTATGATTCTGCTGTAGGTCGCTCTGAAGCTAACTTAAGAAATGCATTAAAAACTGCAGAGTCTATTTCTCCAGCCATACTTTTTATTGATGAACTTGATAAGGCTTTTGCAGGGGCTGGCGGCTCAGGTGAATCTGATGGTGGAACTTCTAGTCGTATTTTTGGTTCTTTTTTAACATGGATGCAAGAAAAAACTTCTCCTGTATTTGTTATGGCTACAGCTAACCGTGTAGAACGTTTGCCAGGAGAATTTTTACGAAAAGGGAGATTTGACGAACTTTTTTTCGTAGATTTACCAACTTTTGAGGAACGTGAAGCTATCTTCAATATACATTTGAACAAACGTCGTTCAAATATTTCTCATTTCGATATTAAGCAGCTGGTCACGATTTCTGATGGATTCTCTGGTGCAGAAGTTGAGCAAGCCATTATTGCAGCTATGTACGAGGCTTTTGCCGAAGGTAGAGACTTTTCTCAGCTTGATATTATTGCTGCAATTAAGTCTACTCTGCCATTATCTCGTACTATGACGGAACAAGTCGCAGCTCTTCGCGACTGGGCGCGGCAAAGAGCGCGACCTGCGTCAACTTCAATCGCTGAATATCAGCGACTGGAATTCTAA
- a CDS encoding DUF1257 domain-containing protein has product MSHFSTLRTKITDAEILKTSLRDLGIVVKIDSNVRGHNGQNIHSDIVAVLEGEYDLGWSLNSDGSYDLVADLWGVAKKHNQTELINSINQKYAINKTLMEVKQRNLGKANINLVLHN; this is encoded by the coding sequence ATGTCACACTTTAGTACCTTACGCACTAAAATCACAGATGCCGAAATCTTGAAAACCTCATTACGAGATTTAGGAATTGTTGTAAAAATTGATTCTAATGTTAGAGGCCATAATGGCCAAAATATTCATTCTGATATTGTTGCCGTCTTGGAAGGTGAATACGATCTTGGCTGGTCTCTTAATAGTGATGGTAGTTATGACCTAGTTGCTGATCTCTGGGGTGTTGCTAAAAAGCATAACCAAACCGAACTTATTAATTCTATCAACCAAAAATATGCTATTAATAAGACACTAATGGAAGTTAAGCAACGCAATTTAGGCAAAGCAAATATTAATTTAGTTCTTCACAACTAA
- the smpB gene encoding SsrA-binding protein SmpB: MENQNKAIKVISNNRKAFFLYEILEKYEAGIELVGTEVKSIRAGKVNITDGYAFIKNTEVWLSNVHISPYVASSLYFNHDPRRIRKLLMRRKEINQLIGKIEQKGLTLVPLKLYFKGSLVKISLGLGRGKKLHDKRETIKNRQDQREISRIVKQY, from the coding sequence ATGGAAAATCAAAATAAAGCTATTAAAGTTATTAGCAATAATCGTAAAGCTTTTTTCCTCTACGAGATTCTAGAAAAATACGAAGCTGGAATTGAATTAGTAGGAACAGAGGTAAAATCTATCCGTGCAGGAAAAGTCAACATAACTGATGGTTATGCGTTTATTAAAAATACCGAAGTTTGGCTAAGCAATGTTCATATATCTCCTTATGTGGCTAGTAGTTTATATTTTAATCATGATCCCAGACGTATCCGTAAATTATTGATGCGGCGTAAAGAAATCAATCAACTTATTGGAAAAATTGAGCAAAAAGGTTTAACTTTAGTACCTTTAAAGCTTTATTTTAAAGGTAGTTTAGTAAAAATTAGTCTTGGTTTAGGGAGAGGGAAAAAATTACACGATAAGCGAGAAACAATTAAAAATCGTCAGGACCAAAGAGAAATATCTAGAATTGTCAAACAATACTGA
- the htpG gene encoding molecular chaperone HtpG has translation MTVLEKGNISIHTENIFPIIKKSLYTDHEIFLRELISNAVDALSKLKMASLAGEVSFDVSEPEIVITIDKTDKSLSITDNGIGMNIDEIKKYINQVAFSSAEEFVKKYEKNASEIIGHFGLGFYSAFMISKRVEIDTLSYKEDSKPIHWSCDGSPSFELTESSRTEIGTTVKLTLMDEEHEYLEPERIRQLVKTYSDFVPIPIKFENTIINKQKALWKESTQGLNDNDYLEFYRYLYPYQEDPLLWIHLNTDYPYLLNGILYFPKLRPDVDVSQGHIKLFCNQVFVSDHCEEIIPDFLMPLRGVIDSPDIPLNVSRSALTNHRTVRSIANHIAKKIADRLKEIYENSPEEYIKCWQDVGTFVKYGSLKDEKFKKHVEDILVYKTTYKVNKSDVPQVQVEEEGDAWKDVTNEKNELSYEKTGYTTLSAYLSRNKKRHENRIFYCTDPDVQATHIQLYENQGLEILYMDSFIDTNYFIPFLEKEYSEVKFSRVDSELDDTLLQNDKVNEIVDPNSQKTRNDKIKELFEASLDNAKINIKTQSLKSDLSQDAPPGVILLPEAARRFKEMMAASQQQTMDFPDEHIFVVNTNHPLVENILQLSQGNIIQLENESPSGQMAKMLCRHIYDLALITQKGIDGKNMKSFMQRSNELLTNLTKSK, from the coding sequence ATGACAGTACTTGAAAAAGGTAATATTAGTATTCACACTGAGAATATTTTTCCAATTATTAAAAAATCATTGTATACAGATCATGAAATTTTTTTACGAGAATTAATTTCTAATGCTGTAGATGCTTTATCTAAACTTAAGATGGCTTCTTTAGCTGGTGAAGTATCTTTTGATGTTTCTGAACCAGAAATTGTAATTACTATTGATAAAACAGATAAATCTCTTTCGATTACTGACAATGGAATCGGAATGAACATAGATGAAATCAAAAAATATATCAATCAAGTAGCTTTTTCTAGTGCAGAAGAGTTTGTTAAAAAGTATGAAAAGAATGCTAGTGAAATAATTGGGCATTTTGGACTAGGATTTTACTCAGCTTTTATGATATCTAAGAGGGTCGAGATTGATACTTTATCTTATAAAGAAGATTCTAAACCAATCCATTGGTCTTGTGATGGTTCTCCTTCATTCGAATTAACTGAATCTAGTCGTACTGAAATAGGAACGACTGTGAAATTAACTTTAATGGATGAAGAACATGAATATTTAGAACCAGAAAGAATTCGTCAACTGGTGAAAACCTATTCAGATTTTGTTCCTATTCCAATTAAATTTGAAAATACTATTATTAATAAGCAGAAAGCTTTATGGAAAGAATCTACTCAAGGTCTTAATGATAATGACTATTTAGAGTTTTACCGCTACCTCTATCCTTATCAAGAAGATCCTTTACTATGGATACACTTAAACACTGATTATCCTTACCTCCTAAACGGAATTTTATATTTTCCAAAATTACGACCTGATGTGGACGTCTCACAAGGTCACATTAAACTTTTTTGTAATCAAGTATTTGTTAGTGATCACTGCGAAGAAATTATTCCAGATTTTTTAATGCCTCTTAGAGGAGTTATTGACAGTCCTGATATTCCATTAAATGTTTCGAGGAGTGCACTAACTAATCATCGTACTGTTCGTAGTATTGCAAATCATATTGCCAAAAAAATTGCAGATCGGCTTAAAGAAATTTATGAGAATAGTCCTGAAGAATATATTAAATGTTGGCAAGATGTAGGAACCTTTGTTAAGTATGGTTCCCTTAAGGATGAAAAATTTAAAAAACATGTTGAAGATATTCTTGTTTATAAAACAACTTATAAAGTTAATAAATCTGACGTTCCACAAGTTCAGGTTGAAGAAGAAGGGGATGCTTGGAAAGATGTTACAAATGAAAAAAATGAATTATCTTATGAAAAAACAGGATATACGACATTGTCTGCTTACTTGAGTCGTAATAAAAAGCGTCATGAAAATCGGATTTTTTATTGTACAGATCCTGATGTTCAAGCCACTCATATACAGTTATATGAAAATCAAGGCTTAGAAATTTTGTATATGGATTCTTTCATTGATACCAATTATTTTATTCCTTTTTTAGAAAAAGAATATTCTGAAGTAAAATTTTCTCGTGTAGACTCTGAATTAGATGATACTTTACTTCAAAATGATAAAGTTAATGAAATTGTAGATCCTAATTCTCAAAAAACTCGCAATGATAAAATTAAGGAGTTATTTGAGGCATCTTTAGACAATGCTAAAATTAACATAAAAACACAATCATTAAAATCAGATCTCTCTCAAGACGCCCCTCCAGGAGTTATTTTACTGCCTGAAGCAGCAAGACGTTTTAAAGAAATGATGGCTGCATCTCAACAACAAACAATGGATTTTCCTGATGAACATATTTTTGTTGTTAATACGAATCATCCTTTAGTTGAAAATATTCTTCAGCTAAGTCAAGGAAATATTATTCAGCTAGAAAATGAATCTCCATCAGGTCAAATGGCTAAAATGTTGTGTCGTCATATTTACGATCTTGCACTAATTACACAAAAAGGGATTGATGGTAAAAATATGAAATCCTTTATGCAAAGATCAAATGAATTACTTACTAATTTAACTAAATCTAAATAA